CTCAGCACGATGTTGCCGACGGCCTCGGCCGTCAGAACGTAGAGCAGCGGCTTGTGGCGCGAGATGCCGAGCAGAACGGAGTTGGCCATGAACTGCGGAAGGTACACGCAGGCGGGGACGATCAGAATCCACAGCACGTTGACCGTCACCTGGAAATCCCTGCCCATCCACAGGTAGATGAACTGCCCGCCGAAAAACAGCACGGCCACACCGATGCCGGTGCACAGGTAGTACAGGTAGTTGGAGAGCCTGTTGAACAGGGCGGCAATCTCCTTGAGGTTGCTGGTCGTGTCAAGGTGGCTGATGGCCGGCACCAGCGGTATGGCGATAGCGCCGATCATCGTGCGCAGGTAGTTTATCATCATACCCGCAATGCTGTAGTAGGTGACGTCGGTCGAGGTCAGGAAAATGCCGATGACCACGTTCTGCGTGTTGAATATCACCATCCAGGCAATGACGATGAGGAAACTGATGATGCCGTACCCGAGAAGTTCGCGGATACAGGATTTGCTGACGTAGCTCAGGCGGTACGCAACCTCCGGCACAATGCGCTTCTGGGCCACGCGCCTGGCCACGAACTGAAGAAACGATACGGCCAAGGTAATGACAGCCATGGCCACCAGCCCGTAACCGCGGCGGATGAAGAACACGATGACAAGGGCCGTGACTATCGCGGCGGTGACGTCGATGGCATTGCCGACGTCGTACCGGTGGAAAGGCCCCAGGGACGCGCTCGTGAGGAAGTAGAACCGTACGGCCTGGTTCAGGCCGACCACCATCAGAACGATCTGCATCACGCGCACGAGCTCGGGCGCAACGTTGAAGACCCCGACGAGGAAGAGCGCTATCAGCACCGTCACAACGATGACCAGCGACCCGGAAGCGGTGTAAACGACGTTGCTGGAGTTCAGGACGGTATTGAGGCCTTCGTAATCCTTCACGGCGTAGTATTTCGGGATGTACCGGGCGAGGCTCTGCCTGAGGCCGGCGTCAAGGAAGCCCGTGTAGGCGACGACCGACAGCACCAGCGCCCATATGCCGTACTGCTCCTTGCCGAGGTTGTGCACCAGGAAAGGATTCATGAAGAAGGCGATAGCGATGGTGGTGAGGGTCAGGGCCCAGTTGGAGAAAATGTTGCGCGCTAACGCCTGAATCGGGCTTATCATGACAGTCTGTGCAAAATCCTCTGGATAGCGATCTTGCCAAGGTAAAGATCGACGTCAAACTTGTTGGCGCCCCAGATGGACAGGCGCGGTATCTGGCACCTGCCGGCGGCGTCCATGGGGTAGCGGCACGTGCCGGGCCGGCCCGTGAAGCCGGCGCGGTAACCGGCGTTCACTACGAGTCCGACCATGTCGCCGTCGAAGGAGTTGGCCGGGTAACAGACCGTCTCGATGCTTCTGCCGAGCCGCGTTTCCAGTTCAGTTTTGGAATCCACCAGTTCTCTCTCGGCCTCCCGGGCACTGAGTTGGGTGAGCTTTCGGTGTGACACGCCGTGCGACTGTATACGCACACCTTCAGCCAGCAGCGCCCGCAGTTCGGCCCAGCCCATGCACCGAATACCGAGCGTATATTCTCCACCGTCGTGCCTTTCGAGCGCGCTGATGACACCGTTGATGGTGTCGCAATCCAGTGAATCAAGGGTATCGACGAGCTGCTGGCACGTCCTGCGCTTTTCCTTCTCGCTGGATAGGGACGAGTGCCTGACGATCTCCCGGACGCGCTCGGGAAACCCGTCTATATCACCTTGCAGGGCCGACCAGCCGTCCGGGCCCATGTTGTGCAAAGAGTTCGATACACGGAGGTGCCAGAAATGCCTGTCGGTGTCCACGAAGGCGGTGGGGACGAACATGACGGAGGGGCAACCGTGCCGGCGCAGAACCGGGAGGGCGTACTTCACGAAGTCGGAATCGCCGTCGTCAAAGGTCAGCAGGGCCGAATGCTCGCGCAGTTGCTTCTCACCGGAGATTACGGCCAGGAACTCGTCCAGGTCGATGACCTTGAAGTACTTACAGAGTCGGCCGAGCTGGGTTTCGAAAACCCGGTCATCGAGTCCCCGGTCGTAATTGAGGTAATGCCGTCGGGAGGACTCCGTGTCCGTAATTCTGTGAAAGGTAAAGACTACCAGCAGCTTCTGCCTGGTCCTGAGGCGGCAAACACAGAAGCAGAGCTTCCAGATCTTCAGATAAAAGGCCAGGTGCGTAACGATGTTCTTTACGAGCCCGCTCATGAATGTCCCCCCGGTCTACCGTATGTCTTCCACGACGATCATCGCCGGCCTTCCCTGTCGCCCTGCACAAACCGAGCCGGCTGCGGGCCTGCACGTCTCATGCGTCCGCATCATTGTCGCCGTCAAGATAGTGCCAGTTGTTCGCGTCCATGACCGCCGCCGCGTGCGGCAGAGTCGGGTCTATGTGCACGACGATTTTTCTGTTATCGGCCCTGGGCGAAAAGCCGTACCGTTTGAACGTGTCCACTATGGTCCTGTCGCCGAAATAGCAGAGCGTGATCGTGTCAGCGTTTTGCATCCTCTGGTAGCGGATAAATTCTGAGAGCAGCGCGTTGAGCACGTCTGGTGAGCGCATGGAAAAAAGGTCGGCAATGTGGATGTTGTTCCCGTGAATCGTGTGATAGACGATGTATGCCACAACTGCGCCGGTCGATTCAGCGGTGAGAGCGAACACGGAGAACGACTTGTACGGGCAGGCGGCGAATCGCCAGTTGAGGAAACTGCTCGTTCTCTCTCCGATGATGGCGTAGTGCGGCGAGGCCTCCCGCCAGAGGTCATCGAAGCGGCCGTCGAACTCACGGAGAATCTCGAACGTGTATTGGGTACTGCCCTTGTAGCGCGTGTCCGGTGACACCAGTTTGAGCGTCCAGTCGACGAGACCCGACGCGGCCCGCGTAAGGAAGCCGAGCCTGAGATACTTACGGATGTATTCTCGGGACCGCAGGATTTTGACCATCCTCACGGTTCTTCCCACGATCCGGAAGCCTACGGCCTGAGCGACTCTCTCGGAAACCACGTTCGCTGTTGCGTACAGGAAGGCCAGCCCAAGTTGCCCATACTCGGTGATGAGCACCTTCTGGAGCATTTTCGCGGTTCCATGTCCTCTGCAGACCGTGCTCACTGCCAGATCGCCGGCAATTCCGCTTAGCTTCGGTTTGCCGTGGATCAGCATCTGCCTGGGGAAGACGGCGCTGGCTCCGATCACGGAGTCGTCCTCGGGGTCTCGCGCAATCCAACAGCCGGCCTGCCCGCGCGGATTGTTCTCGTAAAAGAGGTCGTACTTCTGCTCCTGCCAGCCGGGAAAGTGCCGCTTCCAGAAGTTGATATAGTCCCGCTTGTC
The genomic region above belongs to Acidobacteriota bacterium and contains:
- a CDS encoding GNAT family N-acetyltransferase; the encoded protein is MSYPIYRADLHKDKRDYINFWKRHFPGWQEQKYDLFYENNPRGQAGCWIARDPEDDSVIGASAVFPRQMLIHGKPKLSGIAGDLAVSTVCRGHGTAKMLQKVLITEYGQLGLAFLYATANVVSERVAQAVGFRIVGRTVRMVKILRSREYIRKYLRLGFLTRAASGLVDWTLKLVSPDTRYKGSTQYTFEILREFDGRFDDLWREASPHYAIIGERTSSFLNWRFAACPYKSFSVFALTAESTGAVVAYIVYHTIHGNNIHIADLFSMRSPDVLNALLSEFIRYQRMQNADTITLCYFGDRTIVDTFKRYGFSPRADNRKIVVHIDPTLPHAAAVMDANNWHYLDGDNDADA
- a CDS encoding oligosaccharide flippase family protein → MISPIQALARNIFSNWALTLTTIAIAFFMNPFLVHNLGKEQYGIWALVLSVVAYTGFLDAGLRQSLARYIPKYYAVKDYEGLNTVLNSSNVVYTASGSLVIVVTVLIALFLVGVFNVAPELVRVMQIVLMVVGLNQAVRFYFLTSASLGPFHRYDVGNAIDVTAAIVTALVIVFFIRRGYGLVAMAVITLAVSFLQFVARRVAQKRIVPEVAYRLSYVSKSCIRELLGYGIISFLIVIAWMVIFNTQNVVIGIFLTSTDVTYYSIAGMMINYLRTMIGAIAIPLVPAISHLDTTSNLKEIAALFNRLSNYLYYLCTGIGVAVLFFGGQFIYLWMGRDFQVTVNVLWILIVPACVYLPQFMANSVLLGISRHKPLLYVLTAEAVGNIVLSVILVKPLGVYGVALGTIIPQFIIYAFVFPYVFHRIIQGSLRSFYYNSGKMALTALVFTVPPAFLTREYLPAWGWFGLVAKVAVLCAALLLGFWWRVLDRDTRAGLAARLPAFLRTRQR
- a CDS encoding polysaccharide deacetylase family protein, producing the protein MSGLVKNIVTHLAFYLKIWKLCFCVCRLRTRQKLLVVFTFHRITDTESSRRHYLNYDRGLDDRVFETQLGRLCKYFKVIDLDEFLAVISGEKQLREHSALLTFDDGDSDFVKYALPVLRRHGCPSVMFVPTAFVDTDRHFWHLRVSNSLHNMGPDGWSALQGDIDGFPERVREIVRHSSLSSEKEKRRTCQQLVDTLDSLDCDTINGVISALERHDGGEYTLGIRCMGWAELRALLAEGVRIQSHGVSHRKLTQLSAREAERELVDSKTELETRLGRSIETVCYPANSFDGDMVGLVVNAGYRAGFTGRPGTCRYPMDAAGRCQIPRLSIWGANKFDVDLYLGKIAIQRILHRLS